AAGCTGTACCCCCAGGCCCTCGAAGCGCTTGGGATTGAAGCGTACTGGCGCCTGGCCTTCGGCCCGGTAGCGCTCCAGCAAGGCCTCGGGTATGCGGGCGGTGTTGACCAGCACCACATTGGGTCTGCGGCCCAGATGCTGCTCGATGGCATGAAAATGGTCGTAGGCATCCATGCCCTCGGTCTCACCCCGCTCGCTCATGATGTTGACGATGTAGACCAGCTTAGCCGGAGACTGCTGAATGGCTACCTGGATGCCCTTAGGCAGGAAGCTGGGAATTACACTGGAATAGAGGCTACCGGGCCCCAGTACGATCATCTCAGCTTTTTGCAGATCCTGAGCGGCTTCGGGCATGGCTGCGACCCCTAAGGGCGCTAACCCCACCTTGCGGATTCGGCCCGGTTTTTCGCGTAGGGCGGTCTCTCCCTGTACCCGGCTACCATCGTCGCGCTCGGCCCAAAGGCGGGCCGCCTCGTAGGTGGCGGGCCATACCGCTCCTTGCAGGCGCAGCATCTGGTTAGCCTGACGCATGGCCTTGGCAAAGTCGTGGTTGAGTTCGGACAGCGAGACCAGCATCAGGTTGCCGAAGGTGTGGCCTTTGAGCTCTTCTCCGCGCTGGAAGCGGTACTTCATCAGCTCGGGCAGCCCTTCGGCATCAGATAAAGCAGCCAGGCAGTCTACCAAGTCGCCTACCGCCGGAACCCCAAACGAAACCCGCAGGCGTCCGGTAGAGCCCCCATCATCGGTGACCGCTACCACCGCGGTGATGTGGGCGGTTTCCATCTTAAGACCGCGCAGCACGCGCGAAAGTCCTGTTCCACCACCCAAGGCCACAATGCGGGGGCCGCCCTCGAGCTTGCGGCGAATGTACACCTGTTTAGAAACCGATCTGGGGTCGGTGATGGCCGAGAGCATGCTGCGGTTCATCCAGCGCAGACCCGTTAAGAACAGAATCAGGCCGCCCACCAGCCAAAGCCCCCCCGAGACCCATAGCGGAATGGAAAAATAACCGGCCCAGCGGGTGGTCTGCAAGAACCAGGGCAGGAAGGAAGTTTGCCACGAGAGATGAACCACTCCGGTGAACATACACAGCATGCCCAGGGCGGCTAAAAACGCATACCGCTTGACCCGCATTCCTGGCAACAGCCAGCGCAACGAGCTAAAGAAGCGGTCGTCGGCAGGGTTGGTTCGCAGGCTCTGGGCGATGGCCCGCAGGTTGGGGCGTTTGGCCTTGTTCCAGATCATATTCGCTTTTCTCGCTCAAGCCTGCATGGCTTTTTCCAGGTCGCGGTGCTCGAGCTCCACCCGAAAGCGGCTCGAGAGCTCCTGGGCCAGCCGCTCTGCCACCGCTACGCTGCGGTGCTGGCCTCCGGTACAACCGATGGCTACTGTGTATGCAGCACGTCCGGTCTGGCGAGCACCTTCTGCCGAGAGCCCAATGGTAGCAAGCAAGGTGCGGTAGAGGGGTTCGTTTTTTTTCTCGGCGAACACATAGGTGGCGACCTCGGGGTCGGTGCCGGGGCGTGCTTTGAGCACAGGGTCGTAGTGGGGGTTAGGCAGTGAGCGCACATCCAGTACCAGATCGGCATCCTGCGGCGGCCCCCACTTAAAACCGAAGGAAAAGATGCGCAGCAAGAAGCTTTCCTCTTCACCCAGGGCTGCCTCGAGGGCCTCCTTGAGCTGGCGCGGGGTGCGCTCGGAGGTGTCAATCACCAGGTCGGCGCGGTCGCGCAGGGGGGCCAGGGTCAGGCGTTCTTCTTCAATCTCGCGTAGCAGGTTGCCCATGCCCAGCGGGTGGAGGC
This Meiothermus cerbereus DSM 11376 DNA region includes the following protein-coding sequences:
- a CDS encoding gluconeogenesis factor YvcK family protein; its protein translation is MIWNKAKRPNLRAIAQSLRTNPADDRFFSSLRWLLPGMRVKRYAFLAALGMLCMFTGVVHLSWQTSFLPWFLQTTRWAGYFSIPLWVSGGLWLVGGLILFLTGLRWMNRSMLSAITDPRSVSKQVYIRRKLEGGPRIVALGGGTGLSRVLRGLKMETAHITAVVAVTDDGGSTGRLRVSFGVPAVGDLVDCLAALSDAEGLPELMKYRFQRGEELKGHTFGNLMLVSLSELNHDFAKAMRQANQMLRLQGAVWPATYEAARLWAERDDGSRVQGETALREKPGRIRKVGLAPLGVAAMPEAAQDLQKAEMIVLGPGSLYSSVIPSFLPKGIQVAIQQSPAKLVYIVNIMSERGETEGMDAYDHFHAIEQHLGRRPNVVLVNTARIPEALLERYRAEGQAPVRFNPKRFEGLGVQLVADDFLEPGFAQHDPIRLVKALISLSP
- the rapZ gene encoding RNase adapter RapZ → MRFVVLSGQSGAGLTSARMALEDLGYFSVDNIPPPLWADLLKTVEAQNIHKVVVVVDIRARNLLSEVERVLSELKPFIIFLEAKSDILLKRYNLSRRLHPLGMGNLLREIEEERLTLAPLRDRADLVIDTSERTPRQLKEALEAALGEEESFLLRIFSFGFKWGPPQDADLVLDVRSLPNPHYDPVLKARPGTDPEVATYVFAEKKNEPLYRTLLATIGLSAEGARQTGRAAYTVAIGCTGGQHRSVAVAERLAQELSSRFRVELEHRDLEKAMQA